Proteins from one Aspergillus nidulans FGSC A4 chromosome VIII genomic window:
- a CDS encoding protein afoA (transcript_id=CADANIAT00001618), translating to MACPTRRGRQQPGFACEECRRRKARCDRVRPKCGFCTENELQCVFVDKRQQRGPIKGQITSMQSQLATLRWQLDRYLRHRPPPSITMAGELDEPPADIQTMLDDFDVQVAALKQDATATTTMSTSTALMPAPAISSKDAAPAGAGLSWPDPTWLDRQWQDVSSTSLVPPSDLTVSSATTLTDPLSFDLLNETPPPPSTTTTTSTTRRDSCTKVMLTDLIRAELDQLYFDRVHAFCPIIHRRRYFARVARDSHTPAQACLQFAMRTLAAAMSAHCHLSEHLYAETKALLETHSQTPATPRDKVPLEHIQAWLLLSHYELLRIGVHQAMLTAGRAFRLVQMARLSELDAGSDRQLSPPSSSPPSSLTLSPSGENAENFVDAEEGRRTFWLAYCFDRLLCLQNEWPLTLQEEMILTRLPSLEHNYQNNLPARTPFLTEAMAQTGQSTMSPFAECIIMATLHGRCMTHRRFYANSNSTASGSEFESGAATRDFCIRQNWLSNAVDRRVQMLQQVSSPAVDSDPMLLFTQTLGYRATMHLSDTVQQVSWRALASSPVDQQLLSPGATMSLSAAAYHQMASHAAGEIVRLAKAVPSLSPFKAHPFLPDTLACAATFLSTGSPDPTGGEGVQHLLRVLSELRDTHSLARDYLQGLSVQTQDEDHRQDTRWYCT from the exons ATGGCGTGTCCCACCAGACGAGGACGACAGCAGCCCGGCTTTGCATGCGAGGAGTGTCGCCGCCGCAAAGCGCGCTGTGATCGCGTGCGTCCGAAATGCGGGTTCTGCACTGAGAATGAGCTGCAGTGTGTGTTCGTTGACAAGAGGCAGCAGAGGGGTCCGATCAAAGGGCAGATCACCTCGATGCAGTCGCAGCTGG CAACGCTTCGATGGCAGCTTGATCGATACCTGCGACATCGACCTCCCCCGTCCATAACCATGGCCGGCGAGCTCGATGAGCCACCAGCGGATATCCAGACGATGCTGGATGACTTTGATGTACAGGTCGCCGCGCTGAAGCAGGATGCCACGGCAACCACCACAatgtcgacgtcgacagCTCTCATGCCTGCCCCAGCCATCTCATCTAAAgatgctgctcctgctggtgctggttTATCGTGGCCTGACCCAACCTGGCTGGATCGCCAGTGGCAGGATGTCAGCAGTACCAGCCTCGTCCCTCCATCAGACCTGACAGTCTCGTCGGCCACTACCCTAACCGACCCTCTCAGCTTCGACCTTTTGAACgagactcctcctcctccttctacGACGACAACAACGTCGACGACGAGGCGAGACTCATGTACTAAGGTCATGTTAACTGACCTCATCCGGGCTGAATT AGACCAACTCTACTTCGACCGGGTCCACGCCTTCTGCCCCATCATCCACCGGCGACGGTACTTTGCGCGGGTCGCCCGAGATAGCCATACCCCAGCACAGGCATGTCTGCAGTTCGCCATGCGAACGCTCGCAGCGGCAATGTCTGCTCACTGCCATCTTAGCGAGCATCTCTATGCCGAGACCAAGGCCCTCTTGGAGACGCACAGCCAGACGCCCGCCACACCGCGAGACAAGGTCCCGCTCGAGCACATCCAGGCCTGGCTGTTGTTAAGCCACTACGAGCTGCTGCGGATCGGCGTGCACCAGGCTATGCTCACGGCTGGCCGGGCCTTTCGTCTCGTGCAGATGGCACGACTGTCAGAGCTGGATGCCGGGTCAGATCGACAGCTCTCGCCgccgtcttcgtcgccgCCGTCTTCGCTAACCCTATCTCCTTCGGGGGAGAATGCTGAGAacttcgtcgacgccgaagaaggccGGCGGACGTTCTGGCTTGCTTATTGCTTTGATCGTTTGCTTTGCTTGCAGAATGAGTGGCCGTTAACGTTACAAGAAGAGATG ATATTAACCCGCCTCCCCTCCCTCGAACACAACTACCAGAACAATCTCCCCGCACGCACGCCCTTTCTCACTGAAGCCATGGCCCAGACCGGGCAGAGCACAATGTCCCCGTTTGCCGAATGCATTATCATGGCCACCCTTCACGGCCGATGTATGACGCACCGCCGCTTCTACGCAAACAGCAACTCGACTGCGTCCGGCTCCGAGTTCGAGTCTGGCGCCGCGACGCGAGACTTCTGTATCCGCCAGAATTGGCTGTCGAATGCAGTGGACCGGCGAGTCCAGATGCTACAGCAGGTCTCCTCGCCCGCTGTTGACAGCGACCCGATGCTGCTCTTCACGCAGACGCTCGGCTACCGCGCGACCATGCACCTGAGCGATACCGTCCAGCAAGTCTCCTGGCGGGCTCTCGCCAGCTCGCCCGTTGACCAGCAGCTACTGAGCCCGGGCGCGACGATGTCGCTGTCGGCCGCCGCGTACCACCAGATGGCCAGCCACGCAGCCGGCGAGATCGTCCGCCTGGCGAAGGCCGTCCCCTCGCTGAGTCCGTTCAAGGCGCACCCGTTCCTACCCGATACGTTGGCGTGCGCCGCCACGTTCCTCTCGACGGGCAGTCCCGATCCCACGGGCGGCGAGGGGGTGCAGCATCTGCTACGAGTGTtaagcgagctgcgcgaTACACACAGCCTGGCGCGGGATTATTTGCAGGGGTTGTCGGTGCAGACGCAGGACGAAGATCATAGACAGGATACGAGGTGGTATTGTACATAG
- a CDS encoding fungal specific transcription factor domain-containing protein (transcript_id=CADANIAT00001619), whose protein sequence is MDRTPTHQSSTYGQACTQCYKAKCRCVRTPSGDSCERCLRLKKRCEPSESVRRRNANSQTASVSDRRIARLEDKMESLLSAMQSFIGSNGAAVNMHMNGDSVHSAYRYQHSNGALVTPPSTTLGLGDGPAFAPESVAAVSPNSNPAQNQVFLSTPAPSPNQADRRLDFFRSRMLPSFPFINLTPDMTSWYLRQNRPLLYQAICTVTTFSTQDRLVQVEELKRLLFSSAFLKVESTIDLLLATLTYLAWSTDPFLGRADLMSRLMMLAISLVYDLRLFKPSSKDVQLIMTITQGGTAENRPSHDETPYGLLERQRAVLACFVLSSNISSHLGRQDALRWTPQMEEALRLLAVSDACPADRLFVCQVRLQLLKQRADDVRQQDETRTGAAAASAPGLLYLRTLRRELHDLRASFPMEMDQIDILATHAQYVELYINQLAFTISKDSPLAAPGNSGTRNTLAFRRLECLWQSVENIKSWLDNFYDIPSSKLAGQPFHFWSQMILTVTLLKYLSTLKDPDWDCEAVRNTVHLISTLDRMLQRLDMASQEPELQECGDHLLMFLSKLLRRSRVWGEARWNLEQGPCTLQGQSQMDDVQASCLSTAPAPVNADSDATGQTQTYNYYVPDLDQMVFMQSMDLGDDTWFENVSSSTSLGSSGTGSRNCASGPSSMANVVDPCDLQRSGSRLLALPPTISATTKDPSVDEP, encoded by the exons ATGGACCGGACACCTACTCACCAGTCCAGTACCTACGGCCAAGCCTGCACCCAGTGCTACAAGGCCAAGTGCCGCTGCGTGCGCACGCCCAGTGGCGACAGCTGCGAGAG ATGCCTCCGTCTCAAGAAGAGATGCGAGCCGTCAGAGTCTGTTCGACGGCGCAATGCGAATTCGCAGACGGCCAGTGTCTCTGACAGAAGGATTGCCCGTCTGGAAGACAAGATGGAGAGTCTACTTTCCGCCATGCAGTCCTTTATTGGGTCTAATGGGGCCGCCGTTAACATGCACATGAACGGCGATTCCGTCCACTCGGCCTACCGCTATCAGCATAGCAACGGTGCCCTAGTGACGCCGCCCAGCACGACGCTGGGCCTCGGTGATGGGCCGGCATTCGCGCCGGAGTCGGTGGCTGCCGTCTCGCCAAATTCGAATCCGGCTCAGAATCAGGTCTTCCTGTCGACGCCTGCGCCGTCACCGAACCAGGCTGATAGACGGCTGGATTTCTTTAGGTCGAGGATGCTGCCGTCGTTCCCGTTCATCAATCTGACCCCCGATATGACGAGCTGGTATCTGCGGCAGAACCGGCCTTTGCTGTATCAGGCCATCTGCACGGTCACGACCTTTTCGACGCAGGACCGGCTGGTCCAGGTTGAGGAATTGAAGCGGCTGCTGTTCAGTTCTGCGTTCTTGAAAGTCGAGTCGACTAtcgatctgctgctggcgaCGCTAACCTATTTGGCATGGAGCACAGACCCTTTCCTGGGCAGGGCAGACCTGATGTCGCGGCTGATGATGCTTGCCATCTCGCTGGTATATGACCTGCGGCTGTTCAAGCCGTCCTCAAAGGACGTGCAGCTTATCATGACGATCACTCAAGGCGGCACGGCCGAGAACCGGCCGAGCCATGATGAAACGCCGTACGGACTGTTGGAGCGGCAGCGGGCCGTCCTGGCATGTTTCGTCCTGAGTTCTAA TATTTCGTCCCATCTCGGCCGCCAAGATGCCCTTCGATGGACACCGCAGATGGAAGAGGCGCTCCGGCTCCTTGCGGTAAGCGATGCGTGTCCGGCAGACAGGCTATTTGTGTGCCAAGTCCGTTTGCAGCTTCTCAAACAGCGAGCCGACGATGTCCGGCAGCAAGATGAAACTCGCACTGGAgcggctgcggcttcggcgCCGGGTTTGCTGTATCTTAGGACGTTACGGCGGGAGCTGCATGACTTGCGCGCTTCGTTTCCTATGGAGATGGACCAGATTG ATATCCTAGCCACTCACGCCCAATACGTCGAGTTATATATCAACCAGCTCGCCTTCACTATAAGCAAGGACTCCCCCCTCGCAGCACCTGGAAACTCCGGCACGAGAAATACGCTTGCCTTCCGCCGCCTCGAATGTCTCTGGCAGTCCGTCGAGAACATCAAATCCTGGCTCGACAACTTCTACGACATCCCTTCCTCGAAGCTCGCCGGACAGCCGTTCCACTTCTGGTCGCAGATGATCCTGACAGTCACGCTGTTGAAGTATCTGTCCACCCTCAAAGACCCGGACTGGGATTGCGAGGCTGTACGGAATACAGTACATTTGATTTCGACCCTAGACCGTATGCTTCAGCGACTGGATATGGCGAGCCAGGAGCCGGAGTTGCAGGAGTGTGGTGATCATTTACTTATGTTTTTGTCCAAGCTATTGAGGAGGAGTCGCGTTTGGGGTGAAGCGAGGTGGAATCTGGAGCAGGGACCGTGTACTTTGCAGGGGCAGAGTCAAATGGATGACGTCCAGGCGTCATGTCTATCGACAGCCCCTGCCCCTGTTAACGCCGATTCTGATGCAACCGGCCAGACACAGACGTACAACTACTACGTTCCCGATCTGGATCAAATGGTGTTTATGCAGTCGATGGATCTGGGCGATGACACGTGGTTCGAGAAT GTGAGCTCTAGCACTTCATTGGGTTCAAGCGGTACCGGCTCCCGCAACTGCGCGTCGGGCCCCAGCAGCATGGCCAATGTTGTGGACCCGT GTGATCTGCAGAGATCCGGGTCCCGGCTCCTAGCTCTTCCACCAACCATCTCAGCCACGACGAAAGACCCATCAGTTGATGAGCCATAG
- a CDS encoding uncharacterized protein (transcript_id=CADANIAT00001620), with translation MPTPVAKGIIIGVAALVAAGIAVYESPQFRRWVNNSRRKLAMTLHNLGDDIHPGDGDSRYRNDISMTEEIGPAADERRRIAREEISRRRSILEERRKRRSNSSLGTFDALVDENGRLLDLEDQGNPAANSTALDLGVSQPTHRGHQSDDPAAQSTVLFEAEAAPEQSKLQLSIPTPRSRASSVAGADFTPVSDVSEVMASAVSQQSGDAARPKSSASSYTEGAFSEVIYAHPDHMTSGHAEDSRSPFSDLEGLRFPRSRPVTPPTPSTTDNFSHVAVDASSDGVLSEFEGSIGRVVTPASWSEVGSDISSDEYRHRGF, from the exons ATGCCGACTCCTGTTGCAAAGG GCATCATCATTGGCGTCGCGGCACTCGTTGCCGCCGGTATTGCAGTCTATGAATCTCCTCAGTTCCGAAGATGGGTGAACAACTCGCGGAGAAAGCTGGCAATGACGCTACACAATCTCGGGGACGACATTCATCCTGGAGATGGTGACTCACGCTACCGAAATGATATTTCCATGACGGAAGAGATAGGCCCAGCCGCCGACGAGCGAAGACGGATAGCTCGGGAAGAGATATCGCGGCGACGGAGCATTCTGGAAGAGCGCCGCAAGAGAAGGTCCAACAGCTCGCTTGGGACGTTTGATGCACTTGTAGACGAGAACGGCCGTCTTCTAGATCTTGAGGATCAAGGTAACCCAGCGGCAAATTCTACGGCTTTAGACCTTGGCGTTTCACAGCCAACTCATCGGGGTCATCAATCAGATGACCCGGCAGCGCAATCCACAGTGCTTTTCGAAGCAGAGGCAGCGCCTGAGCagagcaagctgcagcttTCCATCCCAACTCCGCGGAGCCGCGCCTCGTCTGTCGCTGGTGCTGACTTCACTCCTGTGTCCGATGTATCTGAGGTTATGGCTTCGGCTGTTTCCCAGCAGTCAGGCGATGCTGCCCGACCcaaatcatctgcatctAGCTATACGGAGGGGGCCTTCTCCGAAGTAATTTACGCCCATCCCGACCACATGACCAGTGGACATGCCGAGGATTCCCGGTCACCATTCTCAGACCTGGAAGGCTTGCGTTTCCCGCGGAGCCGTCCAGTGACGCCCCCAACACCTTCTACAACTGACAATTTCAGCCATGTCGCCGTCGACGCTTCGTCCGACGGAGTGCTTAGTGAATTCGAGGGCTCTATAGGGAGGGTTGTAACTCCCGCGAGTTGGTCAGAGGTTGGCAGCGATATCAGCAGCGATGAGTATCGTCATCGTGGATTCTAA
- a CDS encoding uncharacterized protein (transcript_id=CADANIAT00001621) produces the protein MPEDESGNISQSHLTENESYDNQSTAQLDSDRKPDDLELTSLSLSSHSTPRAALRENARNDSTVTSSIAHPSPYDQGLAEDDEHYQQDDSYLPTTPGKQTSRGTYNRSYADNLLSSSPFVPPVSNEVLTSGNHKGPILHNFGDKTYRVQATPMGKAYDPSRSRFAVTPNAASVKKYAFEDSPISSPEPEAPQLNSELFSSPLKPQTPGTGGRGRPDANRSRAPPKPGTSVLTPAKGGFGKRSEWDSDDEQFTYDDDDDELGLSPPKTMQFHIPQSRLMKTPAREASRRIVEQLLFTAGANDTTEDLQDDQSPSVIRRVERLEDDTF, from the exons ATGCCTGAAGATGAGTCGGGCAACATCTCGCAAAGCCACCTCACCGAAAATGAATCTTACGACAATCAGTCAACTGCACAATTAGATAGCGACCGCAAACCCGACGATCTCGAACTCACTTCTTTAAGCCTCTCGTCGCACAGTACCCCGCGCGCTGCACTGCGCGAGAACGCACGCAACGACTCAACAGTAACCTCCTCTATAGCCCATCCTTCCCCTTACGATCAAGGCCTTGCCGAAGATGACGAGCACTACCAGCAAGACGACTCGTATCTCCCAACCACACCCGGAAAACAGACGTCGCGCGGTACATACAACCGATCTTACGCCGATAATTTGCTGTCCTCATCACCCTTCGTCCCCCCTGTTTCCAACGAAGTGCTCACATCGGGCAACCACAAAGGCCCCATTCTGCACAACTTCGGAGACAAAACTTACCGCGTCCAAGCCACACCCATGGGTAAGGCCTACGAtccctcccgctcccgctTTGCTGTCACTCCCAACGCCGCTTCCGTCAAGAAATACGCCTTTGAAGACTCCCCCATTTCTAGTcctgaacctgaagctcCGCAACTCAACTCagagctcttctcctccccgcTTAAGCCCCAAACTCCAGGTACGGGAGGCAGAGGACGTCCCGATGCAAACCGGTCCCGCGCCCCGCCTAAGCCAGGAACTAGCGTACTCACGCCGGCAAAGGGTGGTTTCGGAAAACGTAGCGAGTGGGATAGCGATGATGAGCAGTTTACTtatgacgacgacgatgacgagctgGGCCTCAGTCCGCCGAAGACAATGCAGTTCCATATTCCGCAAAGCCGACTTATGAAAACGCCAG CCAGAGAAGCCTCAAGGCGAATAGTAGAACAGTTGCTTTTCACAGCCGGTGCGAATGATACCACGGAGGACCTACAGGATGATCAGAGCCCAAGCGTTATTCGGCGGgtggagaggctggaggatgaTACTTTCTAA
- a CDS encoding putative Rho GTPase activator Rga (transcript_id=CADANIAT00001622): protein MESPTSYPPESPMEQEDIPFPCKGCGEILEEGKAFELAGNRWHIDCFRCSSCSTLLDSDAHLLLLGDGSLICSNCTYSCSSCGNKIEDLAILTGEQAFCAQCFRCRNCKRKIENLRYARTSQGIFCMDCHESLMQRRRKKNRAATSKKHTGPGVKLDKSLPSLPPEEVEPHPQAADDLSVDGYVDSSMEAGSRTAAPALDAGTSSVDNQDNLILPSSTYRSNRLSVVPTEPDADGGEFLIPLAFDPSEEQRPPRDHSTRSPERAPMENSSPHIAYQEKGRERPEPESHRWRQDDSLNRAASSNSARSSRSDLPVGHKGSSSYSTYDKSSTAHGRDGSTVDPRTAATESTTTLPTRPSYELRRLHENGGSSDSSPAVAHPKRGDSLESRHHKLPRKETVQSPGATPAPQSDQWSEKSVDTLNKTTAQTGESPRLPRSDSYEQPKSRARPNSICTPQQPDAFRSADYGATPSPLRYSGGGDFSMDEDMARIMGSEEQHSQNSESFLRRMSNSVRHGRSYSDKGTRLSKDAKWPKTPVNGSANASASSPEQMGTDEVTWLRSELRKERQRVLQRDQKIAEMESVLKATADVKQVNTELNEKRSTMVVLDAQKEIVMRELTVLTEHLESEKRGGSSGPLDLSKLTNKVLRDFVESIQNLKDSFTPQIEELIQKRNEAAEELAKINSQKDKSFQEFEQLSSKNAQLAELNNQLVHQIQELYKANNSDGRGANGLGIYSHGKEKSLSSIDALKATGELAQSVSTPNMSEEAEPATVVPGPQVVSIRKGQPRKFNWKKGGQNVAKGVTKGLKGAFMSSENNTSTADGVPGLPRSQTQDPSRQGFGFFGNQRNKQTGTRMPQTDSVPALAETSPAGLFGTDLEQRMEHEKSIIPGIITRCIQEVELRGMDMEGIYRKSGASSAIQTIREGFERSPQDYDISDPDLDIHAVTSALKQYFRKLPMPLITYDVYEKIIETGEITSHSGRVEALQKSLGELPRVHQDVLEFLVFHLKRVVEREKENLMTSQNIAVVFAPTIMRPQSLAREMTDVQKKNEVVKFLVDNCQEVFMGMQNNN from the exons ATGGAGTCCCCCACATCGTACCCCCCGGAGTCTCCCATGGAGCAGGAGGATATTCCATTCCCTTGCAAGGGCTGTGGAGAG ATTTTGGAAGAAGGCAAAGCTTTCGAGCTTG CCGGAAATCGATGGCATATCGACTGTTTCCGCTGCAGCTCGTGCAGCACACTCCTAGATTCGGATGCGCATCTTCTACTCCTCGGAGACGGCTCATTGATCTGCAGCAATTGTACCTACAGTTGCAGCTCATGTGGGAACAAGATCGAGGATTTGGCCATCCTGACTGGCGAACAAGCTTTCTGTGCCCAATGCTTTCGATGCCGGAACTGCAAAAGGAAAATCGAGAATTTGCGCTATGCGCGGACGTCGCAGGGAATCTTTTGCATGGATTGCCACGAGTCTTTGATGCAACgacgaagaaagaagaatcgTGCGGCAACGTCTAAGAAGCATACTGGTCCCGGTGTAAAGTTAGACAAATCGCTCCCTTCGCTGCCTCCTGAAGAGGTCGAGCCCCATCCGCAAGCCGCAGATGACCTCTCTGTTGACGGGTATGTTGACTCGTCGATGGAGGCGGGCTCTCGAACGGCAGCGCCTGCGCTGGACGCGGGAACCTCGTCTGTGGATAATCAAG ATAATTTGATCCTGCCATCGAGCACGTATCGCAGCAACCGGCTTTCTGTCGTCCCTACCGAACCGGATGCAGACGGTGGAGAGTTTTTGATTCCGCTCGCATTCGATCCCTCCGAAGAACAGAGACCCCCTCGCGACCACTCCACCAGGTCTCCAGAGCGCGCCCCAATGGAGAACTCGTCTCCCCACATTGCCTACCAGGAAAAGGGTCGGGAGCGCCCCGAACCCGAATCTCATCGCTGGCGTCAAGATGATTCTCTCAATAGGGCAGCGAGTTCAAACTCTGCTCGAAGTTCTAGGTCGGACCTACCGGTGGGTCATAAAGGAAGCAGCTCTTATTCCACGTATGACAAGTCGTCAACGGCCCATGGGAGAGACGGCTCGACTGTTGACCCAAGAACTGCGGCTACGGAGAGTACGACTACATTGCCCACTCGTCCCTCTTACGAGCTTCGTCGCCTGCACGAGAACGGAGGATCCTCAGACTCGTCACCAGCTGTCGCTCATCCCAAGCGTGGAGATTCACTAGAAAGTAGGCACCATAAACTTCCTCGAAAGGAAACTGTGCAATCTCCTGGTGCTACTCCAGCCCCTCAAAGCGATCAGTGGAGTGAGAAGTCTGTGGACACTTTGAACAAAACAACTGCTCAAACTGGAGAGTCGCCACGGCTTCCGCGTAGTGACTCTTACGAACAGCCGAAATCCCGCGCGCGTCCAAATTCGATCTGCACCCCTCAGCAGCCAGACGCATTCCGCTCTGCGGACTATGGAGCAACTCCTTCACCTCTGCGTTACAGTGGCGGGGGTGATTTCTCTATGGACGAGGATATGGCGAGAATCATGGGTTCAGAAGAACAGCACTCGCAAAACAGCGAATCATTCCTCCGCAGAATGTCCAACTCGGTGCGCCATGGTCGAAGCTATAGTGACAAGGGCACACGGTTATCAAAGGACGCAAAGTGGCCTAAAACTCCTGTCAACGGGTCTGCCAATGCTTCAGCCAGCTCTCCGGAGCAAATGGGAACCGACGAAGTAACATGGCTTCGGAGCGAGCTGCGAAAGGAGCGTCAACGGGTCCTTCAGCGGGATCAGAAGATTGCGGAGATGGAGTCTGTCCTCAAAGCTACTGCTGATGTGAAGCAGGTCAACACGGAGCTTAATGAGAAACGATCGACTATGGTGGTGTTGGACGCCCAAAAGGAGATTGTCATGCGGGAGCTCACTGTTTTGACTGAGCACCTCGAGTCTGAAAAGCGTGGTGGCAGTAGTGGTCCCCTTGACCTGAGTAAACTTACCAACAAGGTCCTGCGGGACTTTGTGGAGTCTATCCAGAATCTGAAAGATTCTTTCACGCCTCAGATTGAAGAGTTGATCCAGAAACGCAatgaggctgctgaggagcTTGCAAAGATCAACAGCCAGAAGGATAAGAGCTTCCAAGAATTCGAGCAACTGTCCTCAAAGAACGCCCAGCTGGCTGAACTGAACAATCAACTCGTCCATCAAATCCAAGAGCTATACAAGGCAAATAACTCAGACGGACGCGGTGCCAACGGTTTGGGCATTTACTCGCACGGGAAGGAGAAGTCTTTATCCTCAATTGATGCACTGAAGGCCACGGGTGAATTGGCACAGTCGGTCTCCACTCCTAATATGTctgaagaggctgagccGGCCACCGTTGTTCCTGGTCCCCAGGTTGTTAGCATTCGTAAAGGACAGCCTCGCAAGTTCAACTGGAAGAAAGGAGGCCAGAACGTCGCCAAAGGAGTCACGAAAGGTCTCAAGGGAGCGTTCATGTCCAGCGAAAATAACACTAGTACCGCGGATGGCGTTCCTGGCCTACCACGCTCTCAGACACAAGACCCTAGTCGTCAGGGCTTTGGCTTTTTCGGAAACCAGCGTAACAAGCAAACGGGCACCAGAATGCCGCAGACCGACAGCGTCCCAGCCTTGGCCGAAACCTCCCCAGCAG GACTATTCGGAACCGATTTGGAGCAACGCATGGAGCATGAAAAGAGCATTATTCCGGGTATTATCACTCGATGTATCCAAGAGGTTGAGTTACGAG GCATGGACATGGAAGGGATATACCGAAAATCTGGCGCTAGCTCAGCTATCCAGACAATTCGAGAAGGCTTCGAGCGGTCTCCTCAGGATTATGATATTTCAGACCCTGATTTGGATATTCACGCCGTGACATCGGCCCTCAAGCAATACTTCCGCAAACTACCCATGCCTCTCATCACGTACGACGTTTACGAAAAAATTATCGAAACAGGGGAGATCACTTCGCACTCTGGTCGTGTCGAAGCGTTGCAAAAGAGCCTCGGAGAGTTACCGCGTGTTCATCAGGATGTGCTTGAGTTCCTCGTGTTTCACTTGAAGCGTGTCGTGGAACGGGAGAAAGAAAATCTGATGACAAGCCAAAACATTGCCGTTGTCTTTGCGCCGACAATCATGCGGCCACAGAGTCTCGCACGAGAGATGACGGATGTTCaaaagaagaatgaggtGGTCAAGTTCCTGGTGGATAATTGCCAGGAAGTTTTCATGGGCATGCAAAATAACAACTAA